The following coding sequences are from one Nonlabens arenilitoris window:
- a CDS encoding LacI family DNA-binding transcriptional regulator, with protein MNQKPTLKVLAEKLQLSTSTVSKALKDSAEISIETKVRVKELAKLMGYRPNTAAASLRNRETRTIAVVLPEIVNDFFGQVLMGIEEEASQHNYKIVICISNESYVKERDYVEMFSNGAVDGFIIAASMETQELNQYDHYNDILNSGLKLVMFDRVIDDLDCDKIIVDDAASGSRLVDFLKKKGDRSLCVASTISKLSVGQLREQGIKLKVDNCPDLKLEYVLEDDDQLFMQKMEKTLKANKTDAIIALDQRSGIMALNKTKELNIKVPEELQIICYSNSTMAKYSYPQLTVVDQHSKELGKKTFTRIFNLMKNKDEVQVTRIHTLKTTLLERGTTRK; from the coding sequence ATGAATCAAAAGCCTACCTTAAAAGTACTTGCAGAAAAATTACAACTTTCTACATCTACAGTCTCTAAAGCCTTAAAAGACAGTGCCGAAATAAGCATAGAAACTAAAGTACGTGTTAAAGAACTAGCTAAATTAATGGGGTACAGGCCTAATACGGCTGCGGCTTCTTTAAGAAATAGAGAAACTAGAACGATAGCTGTGGTACTTCCTGAAATCGTTAATGATTTTTTTGGACAAGTATTGATGGGTATAGAGGAAGAGGCCTCTCAACATAATTACAAGATTGTAATATGTATTTCTAATGAGTCTTATGTAAAGGAGCGTGATTATGTAGAAATGTTCTCTAATGGCGCCGTAGATGGTTTCATCATTGCCGCTTCCATGGAAACTCAAGAGCTTAATCAATATGACCATTATAATGATATTCTCAATTCTGGTTTAAAACTAGTCATGTTTGATCGTGTTATAGATGATCTAGATTGTGATAAAATAATAGTTGATGATGCCGCATCTGGATCTAGATTAGTCGATTTCTTAAAGAAAAAAGGAGATCGTAGTTTATGTGTAGCCTCTACTATAAGTAAATTGAGTGTAGGACAATTGAGAGAGCAAGGAATAAAGTTAAAGGTTGATAACTGTCCAGATTTAAAATTAGAATATGTTTTAGAAGATGATGACCAGCTTTTTATGCAAAAGATGGAAAAGACTCTTAAAGCTAATAAAACTGATGCAATTATAGCACTAGATCAACGCTCTGGGATTATGGCTCTTAATAAGACAAAAGAATTAAATATTAAAGTGCCTGAGGAATTACAAATAATATGTTATTCTAATAGTACAATGGCAAAGTATTCTTATCCACAATTGACTGTAGTAGATCAACATTCTAAGGAATTAGGTAAAAAGACTTTTACTAGAATTTTTAATTTAATGAAGAATAAAGATGAGGTGCAAGTGACTCGTATTCATACTTTAAAAACAACTTTACTAGAAAGAGGTACTACTAGAAAATAA
- a CDS encoding START-like domain-containing protein, with the protein MQEPIKFNLEFPIHVSPALLYQYIATPSGMSEWFADNVNSRGEYFRFIWDGSEEKAKIVKRVSEERARFQWDYDEDTKKFFEMSIQVDEITKDVSLMITDFGDDEDEVEDQKMFWENQIGELKKVLGSS; encoded by the coding sequence ATGCAAGAACCAATCAAATTTAACCTGGAGTTTCCTATTCATGTATCGCCAGCTTTATTATATCAATACATAGCAACACCTTCTGGAATGTCAGAGTGGTTTGCAGATAACGTAAATAGTAGAGGAGAGTACTTTAGATTTATATGGGATGGATCTGAAGAAAAAGCAAAAATTGTTAAACGAGTAAGTGAAGAAAGAGCACGTTTTCAATGGGATTATGATGAGGATACAAAAAAATTCTTTGAAATGAGTATTCAAGTGGATGAGATTACAAAGGATGTTTCTTTAATGATAACTGATTTTGGAGATGATGAAGATGAGGTAGAGGATCAAAAAATGTTTTGGGAAAATCAAATTGGAGAGTTAAAAAAAGTACTAGGTTCTAGTTAA
- a CDS encoding aminotransferase class IV, with translation MINIDGELKSSDNATIAYNNRGTFYGDGIFETIRCFNGQPLLFEAHYFRLMSGMRILRMDIPDTFTPEFIEESVINLLNHNQLNTGHARIRFTVWRQTGGLYSPLNNGVHYSIHSSKLDGSYQNDINRTAELFKDHYVLSGLLNTIKSTNKIVNVLAGRYALDNDYEELFLVNEKKMITEGISGNVFVRTGNKVKTPPVLDGCLNGLMREQVIQQLKRMLDYDVKEETLSPFELQRADEIFTTNVVKGIQSVDKYRKKEFNRVLATELLEIFNDKFLINYKKGFQVHSTTTYNYHLILAFLFSIAHVFHQIK, from the coding sequence ATGATTAATATTGACGGAGAGTTAAAATCTAGTGATAATGCTACTATAGCTTATAATAATAGAGGAACCTTTTATGGAGATGGTATTTTTGAGACAATAAGATGTTTCAATGGGCAACCTCTTCTATTTGAGGCTCATTATTTTAGACTTATGTCTGGTATGCGCATATTGAGAATGGATATACCTGATACGTTTACACCAGAGTTTATAGAAGAGTCTGTTATAAATTTATTGAATCATAACCAACTCAATACCGGACACGCGAGAATAAGATTCACTGTATGGCGTCAAACAGGTGGTTTATATTCTCCTTTAAATAATGGAGTGCATTACAGCATACATTCTTCAAAACTGGATGGATCTTACCAGAATGATATAAACCGCACTGCAGAGCTGTTTAAAGACCACTACGTCCTATCAGGATTATTAAATACTATTAAGTCGACTAATAAAATAGTGAATGTTCTAGCTGGTCGTTATGCCTTAGATAACGATTATGAAGAATTGTTTTTAGTCAATGAAAAGAAAATGATTACTGAAGGTATTTCTGGTAATGTTTTTGTAAGAACAGGGAATAAGGTGAAAACACCGCCTGTATTAGATGGTTGCCTTAATGGTTTAATGAGAGAACAAGTTATACAACAGTTAAAGCGCATGCTTGATTATGATGTTAAAGAAGAAACATTATCCCCATTTGAACTACAGCGAGCAGATGAAATTTTCACTACCAACGTTGTTAAGGGTATACAAAGCGTAGACAAATACAGGAAAAAAGAATTTAATCGTGTATTAGCAACAGAATTACTTGAAATATTTAATGATAAATTTTTAATTAATTATAAGAAGGGTTTTCAGGTGCATTCGACCACAACTTATAACTACCACCTAATTCTAGCATTTCTTTTTTCCATAGCCCATGTATTTCATCAGATAAAATAA
- a CDS encoding YqgE/AlgH family protein — MKITELHKGSLLVSEPNIIGDESFSRSVVLLTEYDDNGIVGFILNKPLQFTLNDLIPEIGLELPVFQGGPVEMDNLYFLHSIPDLIPNSHLIADNIYWGGDFQRVHQLISDDKITGEEIKFFLGYSGWHKDQLLQEINEHSWIIKPNTSSDLILSDEIHGLWKKEMLELGGSYKLWSNAPENPSYN; from the coding sequence ATGAAAATAACAGAGCTACATAAAGGAAGTCTACTGGTCTCAGAACCTAATATAATAGGTGATGAATCATTTTCAAGGTCAGTGGTACTTCTAACAGAGTATGATGACAATGGAATTGTAGGTTTTATATTAAATAAACCTTTACAGTTCACACTTAATGATTTAATTCCTGAGATAGGACTAGAACTGCCTGTCTTTCAAGGTGGTCCCGTAGAAATGGATAATTTATATTTTCTACACTCTATTCCTGATCTTATTCCTAATTCACATCTAATCGCTGACAATATCTATTGGGGTGGTGATTTTCAAAGAGTCCATCAACTTATAAGCGATGATAAAATCACTGGCGAAGAAATAAAATTTTTCTTAGGCTATTCTGGTTGGCATAAAGATCAGCTGCTACAAGAGATTAATGAGCACTCCTGGATAATAAAACCTAACACATCATCAGATCTTATTTTATCTGATGAAATACATGGGCTATGGAAAAAAGAAATGCTAGAATTAGGTGGTAGTTATAAGTTGTGGTCGAATGCACCTGAAAACCCTTCTTATAATTAA
- a CDS encoding HU family DNA-binding protein, with protein sequence MNKTDLIEGMAEHAGISKAAAKKALESFLGNVEKCLKKGDRVSLVGFGSFSVSKRAAREGRNPQTGKTIKIAAKKVVKFKAGSDLQKAVN encoded by the coding sequence ATGAACAAAACAGATTTAATCGAAGGAATGGCAGAGCACGCTGGTATTTCAAAAGCAGCAGCTAAAAAAGCATTAGAATCTTTCTTAGGTAACGTAGAAAAGTGTCTTAAGAAAGGTGATAGAGTATCATTAGTAGGATTCGGATCTTTCTCAGTTTCTAAAAGAGCTGCACGTGAAGGTAGAAACCCACAAACTGGAAAAACTATCAAAATCGCTGCTAAAAAAGTAGTGAAATTCAAAGCAGGTAGTGATTTACAGAAAGCTGTAAACTAA
- the fmt gene encoding methionyl-tRNA formyltransferase, with translation MDKTFKIVFFGTPEFATGVLETLYNSHHQIVAVVTAVDKPAGRGRKLNESHVKQFAIQNDIPVLQPNNLKSPEFIEELRSYKADLQVIVAFRMLPKVVWSMPALGTFNLHASLLPEYRGAAPINWAIINQESQSGVTTFFIDEKIDTGAIIDQQSCDIEENETVGTLYKKLMDMGSTLSLQTVNNIATGQITTQIQPMSDKLKEAPKLNATNTTIDWNKTTKAVDAMVRGLYPFPVAKAVLIQDKNETIKIYKTTVELKNHKMKPGSIVIEDDVFKVACTDGFLIIDEMQLPNKKRMDVKSLLNGYKFSADARFHNGLL, from the coding sequence ATGGATAAAACTTTTAAAATAGTGTTTTTTGGCACGCCTGAATTTGCAACAGGCGTATTAGAAACGCTATATAATTCCCATCATCAAATTGTTGCCGTGGTCACTGCTGTAGATAAACCAGCTGGACGCGGTAGAAAATTAAATGAAAGTCACGTTAAGCAATTTGCTATACAAAATGACATACCTGTTTTACAACCTAATAATTTAAAATCACCTGAGTTTATTGAAGAATTAAGAAGTTATAAAGCAGATTTACAGGTTATTGTTGCTTTTAGAATGTTGCCTAAGGTTGTATGGAGCATGCCCGCTCTAGGAACTTTTAATCTACATGCTAGCCTTTTACCTGAATATAGAGGTGCTGCTCCTATTAATTGGGCGATTATTAATCAGGAGTCACAATCTGGAGTCACTACATTTTTTATTGATGAGAAAATAGATACTGGTGCCATTATCGATCAACAAAGTTGTGATATAGAAGAAAATGAGACCGTAGGGACTCTATATAAAAAGCTTATGGATATGGGAAGTACCTTATCACTACAAACAGTTAATAATATAGCTACAGGACAGATTACAACACAAATACAACCTATGAGCGATAAGCTTAAAGAGGCTCCTAAACTTAATGCGACAAATACAACGATAGACTGGAATAAAACGACTAAAGCTGTTGATGCTATGGTTAGAGGATTATATCCATTTCCCGTTGCAAAGGCAGTTTTAATTCAAGATAAAAATGAAACTATAAAGATTTATAAAACGACAGTAGAATTAAAAAATCATAAAATGAAACCTGGCAGTATAGTCATTGAAGATGATGTATTTAAGGTGGCATGTACCGATGGTTTTTTAATCATAGATGAAATGCAATTACCTAATAAAAAAAGAATGGATGTAAAAAGTCTATTGAATGGATATAAGTTCAGCGCTGACGCTAGATTCCACAACGGATTGCTATAA
- a CDS encoding RecQ family ATP-dependent DNA helicase, whose protein sequence is MNKEAKNILKSTFGFDDYRPQQEAIINAVIDGHDVMALLPTGGGKSLCYQIPGLVRPGICIVISPLVALIKDQVNALKKKGIKATGITGGISYKELDDILDNCIYGQYQFLYLSPERLQQNLVQERISKMRISLIAVDEAHCVSQWGHDFRPAYRDINIIRSLHKEAPIIAVTATATKTVQEDIIKTLELQDVQVYRNSYLRPNISYQITNTTDKNNSFINFYKQHTGSSVTYVRSRKNAIEYSRLLTTNGISSGFFHGGLPNKIKVDTARRWMKNQTQVIVATNAFGMGIDKPDVRTVTHLQLPDSIESYYQETGRAGRDGKDSIAQFFYNINDINHAQNQFIKSLPTVDNIKFVYRKLNNYLRIAMHEGENTTHQLSFSDFARTYSINGMMCYNALLTLDRFSVISLSQSYHRRSNIRFRESGKNIIDFLGNHKDMNAIVQAILRTYGSSTYQNLEINTSIIALRSNTNEQKVIETLQKLEAQELIEANIIDADTQITFLEPRDDDRTINRFSKELAQQNEVKKKKLEQMFYLISQNLKCINVLILRYFGEETQPCGNCSVCKKETPKVSLKDKIKEVLIKKDLNSSDIASLLPQTDKNSIVEALRLLLELGKVSLQKNQKYHWNG, encoded by the coding sequence TTGAATAAGGAAGCAAAAAACATATTAAAAAGTACTTTTGGCTTTGATGATTATAGACCACAGCAAGAGGCGATTATAAATGCCGTTATTGATGGTCATGACGTGATGGCTCTTTTACCTACAGGTGGTGGAAAATCTTTATGTTATCAAATTCCCGGATTAGTGCGCCCTGGTATTTGCATCGTGATATCGCCACTAGTAGCATTGATAAAAGACCAAGTTAATGCCTTAAAGAAAAAAGGAATTAAAGCTACAGGTATTACTGGTGGAATCAGTTACAAAGAATTAGATGACATATTAGACAATTGTATTTATGGCCAGTATCAATTTTTATATTTAAGTCCAGAAAGATTACAGCAAAACCTCGTTCAAGAACGTATTTCAAAAATGCGTATTTCTCTTATCGCTGTTGATGAGGCCCATTGTGTTAGTCAATGGGGACATGATTTTAGACCAGCATATAGAGATATAAACATCATACGGTCACTGCATAAAGAGGCTCCAATAATTGCTGTAACTGCAACAGCTACTAAAACTGTTCAAGAAGATATTATCAAAACGCTAGAGTTACAGGATGTACAGGTTTACAGAAACAGCTATTTGAGACCCAATATATCTTATCAAATCACTAATACTACTGATAAGAACAACTCCTTTATAAATTTTTATAAACAGCATACCGGCAGTTCTGTAACTTACGTACGTAGTAGAAAAAATGCTATTGAGTATTCTAGGTTACTAACTACTAATGGAATATCATCTGGATTTTTTCATGGTGGTTTACCTAATAAAATTAAGGTAGACACAGCGCGACGATGGATGAAAAATCAAACCCAAGTTATTGTTGCCACTAACGCCTTTGGAATGGGAATCGATAAGCCAGATGTGCGCACCGTTACACACCTACAACTACCTGATAGTATAGAAAGTTATTACCAAGAAACAGGACGTGCAGGACGAGATGGCAAAGATAGTATTGCTCAATTTTTTTACAATATCAACGATATCAATCATGCGCAAAATCAATTCATCAAATCTTTACCTACTGTAGATAATATCAAGTTTGTTTATCGCAAACTCAACAATTACCTGCGCATCGCGATGCATGAAGGAGAAAATACAACTCATCAATTAAGCTTTTCAGATTTTGCTCGCACCTACTCCATTAATGGAATGATGTGCTATAATGCATTATTAACGCTCGATCGTTTTAGTGTAATTAGTCTTTCACAAAGCTATCATAGAAGGTCTAATATACGCTTTCGCGAAAGCGGAAAAAACATCATAGATTTTCTAGGAAATCATAAAGATATGAATGCCATAGTTCAAGCCATACTGCGCACCTATGGAAGTAGTACTTATCAAAATCTAGAAATTAATACTTCTATCATCGCTTTACGCAGTAATACAAATGAACAAAAAGTAATTGAAACACTTCAAAAACTAGAAGCACAAGAATTGATAGAAGCAAACATTATTGATGCAGACACACAAATTACCTTCTTAGAACCGCGTGATGATGATCGCACCATCAATAGATTTTCTAAAGAACTTGCTCAACAAAATGAGGTTAAAAAGAAAAAATTAGAACAAATGTTCTATTTAATATCTCAAAACTTAAAATGTATTAACGTTCTTATTTTAAGATACTTTGGTGAGGAAACTCAACCATGTGGCAATTGTTCTGTATGTAAAAAAGAAACACCTAAGGTTAGTTTAAAAGATAAAATAAAAGAAGTTCTTATAAAAAAGGATTTAAACAGCTCCGATATCGCATCTTTGCTGCCTCAAACAGATAAAAATAGTATTGTAGAAGCCCTACGCTTGTTATTAGAACTGGGAAAGGTTTCTCTTCAAAAAAACCAAAAATACCACTGGAATGGATAA
- a CDS encoding AAA family ATPase, translated as MTDCKRILLIGGPGSGKTTLVNFIESRGLIVHHEISRQVTLEAQEKGIEQLFLTDPLAFSNSLLEGRINQFKNAAFGVNYYDRGIPDVPAYHVFTGDPIPQNYIAACKKYKYDVVFHLPPWKEIYQSDNERYETFEQAQQISDILVNYYKNFNYQPIDVPQGSIEERFQFIQDHLTS; from the coding sequence ATGACAGATTGTAAAAGAATATTATTAATAGGTGGACCAGGATCTGGTAAAACCACACTAGTGAATTTTATAGAATCAAGAGGTCTCATCGTACATCACGAAATCTCGAGGCAAGTAACTCTAGAAGCTCAAGAAAAAGGTATTGAACAGTTGTTTTTAACTGATCCATTAGCTTTTAGTAATAGCCTGTTAGAGGGAAGAATAAACCAGTTTAAAAATGCCGCTTTTGGTGTAAATTACTATGATCGTGGTATACCAGATGTACCTGCTTATCATGTATTTACTGGTGACCCTATACCACAAAATTATATAGCTGCATGTAAAAAATACAAGTATGATGTAGTGTTTCATTTACCTCCATGGAAGGAGATATATCAATCTGATAATGAACGCTATGAAACTTTTGAACAGGCCCAACAAATCAGCGATATATTAGTTAATTATTATAAGAATTTTAATTATCAACCTATCGATGTGCCGCAAGGCAGCATAGAAGAACGTTTTCAATTTATACAAGATCATCTCACCTCTTGA
- a CDS encoding DUF493 family protein, whose product MDANNSDAFYKKLKDQLADTSVWPAKYMYKFIVPSLPEKVDKISKIFDGLGAIIENKVSSKGTYTSISIRVTMSSPEAVIDKYKEVGEIEGVISL is encoded by the coding sequence ATGGACGCAAATAATTCTGACGCATTTTACAAAAAGCTGAAAGATCAACTAGCTGATACTAGTGTCTGGCCAGCAAAATATATGTATAAATTTATAGTTCCTTCTTTACCTGAAAAGGTGGATAAGATTTCTAAAATTTTTGATGGACTAGGAGCCATTATAGAAAATAAGGTTTCTAGTAAAGGTACATACACTAGTATTTCTATAAGAGTAACGATGTCTTCTCCTGAGGCCGTTATTGATAAATACAAAGAGGTAGGAGAAATAGAAGGTGTTATTTCTTTATAA
- a CDS encoding DUF4290 domain-containing protein — MVPSLEYNTERNHLNIPEYGRHIQKLVEHCKTLETKEERNRMATAIVGVMGNLNPHLRDVADFQHKLWDQLFVIADFDLDADSPYPLPDPEQLAASPERMPYPQKRPKYRFYGNNIQNMIDVALSWEKGEKREALTFIIANHMKKSFLNWNKDSVDDNVIFKHLFEMSNGQINLAAKEEDLLDSKSLIHKTVGRRDHSTNPPRRNNKRNYKSNNRNHKRSR; from the coding sequence TTGGTACCATCATTAGAATATAATACAGAGCGTAATCATCTCAACATACCTGAATATGGAAGACATATTCAAAAATTAGTCGAGCATTGTAAAACTCTAGAAACTAAGGAAGAACGCAACCGCATGGCTACAGCAATTGTAGGCGTTATGGGTAACCTCAATCCTCATTTACGCGACGTGGCAGATTTCCAGCACAAGCTTTGGGATCAACTTTTTGTTATTGCAGATTTTGACCTAGATGCAGATTCTCCATATCCTTTGCCAGATCCAGAGCAACTTGCTGCTTCACCAGAGCGTATGCCTTATCCTCAAAAACGACCAAAGTATCGTTTTTATGGGAATAATATTCAGAACATGATCGATGTGGCATTAAGCTGGGAGAAAGGTGAAAAGCGTGAAGCTCTTACGTTTATTATTGCAAATCATATGAAAAAATCATTCCTTAACTGGAATAAGGATTCTGTAGATGATAATGTGATTTTTAAACATCTTTTTGAGATGAGTAATGGACAGATTAATCTGGCTGCAAAAGAGGAAGATCTTCTGGATTCAAAATCATTAATCCACAAAACCGTAGGTCGTAGAGATCATAGTACAAATCCACCTCGACGTAATAATAAACGTAATTATAAATCTAACAATCGCAATCATAAACGGTCTAGATAA
- the murA gene encoding UDP-N-acetylglucosamine 1-carboxyvinyltransferase, with translation MGTFIIEGGHQLKGDIQPQGAKNEALQILCAVLLTDEPVRINNVPDIIDVNKLIALLNNLGVKVTKNGPESYTFQADQVDLDFLQSEEYKVQGRGLRGSIMLVGPLLARFGKGYIPRPGGDKIGRRRLDTHFEGFIKLGAKFRYNKEEYFYGVEADELHGTYMLLDEASVTGTANIVMAAVMATGETTIYNAACEPYLQQLCKMLVRMGADIKGIGSNMLTINGVKKLGGTTHTILPDMIEIGSWIGLAAMTKSEVTIKNVAYDELGIIPDTFRKLGITIERKGDDIFIPAHTDGYEIQNYIDGSILTISDAPWPGFTPDLLSIILVVATQARGSVLIHQKMFESRLFFVDKLIDMGAKIILCDPHRASVIGHDFQSSLKATTMTSPDIRAGISLLIAALSAKGTSTIHNIEQIDRGYQNIDTRLKKIGAKIERLA, from the coding sequence ATGGGAACATTCATTATAGAAGGTGGACACCAGTTAAAAGGTGATATTCAACCACAAGGAGCAAAAAACGAGGCGTTACAAATCCTATGCGCTGTTTTACTAACAGATGAACCAGTGCGCATCAATAACGTTCCAGATATTATAGACGTTAATAAGCTTATTGCCCTTCTTAATAATCTAGGTGTAAAGGTTACTAAAAATGGACCTGAATCATATACCTTTCAAGCAGATCAAGTAGATCTAGATTTCTTACAATCAGAAGAGTATAAAGTGCAAGGTCGCGGCTTAAGAGGTTCAATTATGTTAGTAGGACCTTTATTAGCACGTTTTGGTAAAGGTTATATTCCACGTCCAGGTGGTGATAAAATAGGTCGTAGAAGATTAGACACGCACTTTGAAGGTTTTATAAAACTAGGAGCAAAATTTAGATACAATAAAGAAGAATATTTCTATGGAGTAGAGGCAGATGAGTTACATGGAACATATATGTTGCTAGATGAAGCTTCTGTAACTGGAACTGCTAACATCGTTATGGCAGCTGTAATGGCTACTGGAGAAACGACCATTTACAACGCAGCTTGTGAACCATATTTACAGCAACTTTGTAAGATGTTAGTACGCATGGGTGCAGATATTAAAGGTATAGGATCTAACATGCTCACCATCAATGGTGTTAAAAAATTAGGAGGTACTACACACACCATACTTCCAGATATGATAGAGATAGGTAGCTGGATAGGTCTAGCTGCTATGACTAAAAGTGAAGTCACCATTAAAAATGTGGCTTATGATGAACTAGGAATCATTCCAGACACGTTCAGAAAATTAGGTATTACCATAGAACGTAAAGGCGATGACATTTTCATTCCTGCGCATACAGATGGTTATGAAATTCAAAATTATATTGATGGTTCTATTCTTACCATATCTGATGCGCCATGGCCTGGATTTACGCCAGATCTTTTGAGTATTATTTTAGTTGTGGCAACACAGGCTAGAGGTAGTGTATTGATTCACCAAAAAATGTTTGAAAGTCGCTTATTCTTTGTCGATAAATTGATTGACATGGGTGCAAAAATCATTCTTTGTGATCCACATAGAGCTAGTGTTATAGGACATGATTTTCAGTCTAGTTTAAAAGCGACTACCATGACTTCTCCAGACATACGTGCAGGTATCTCATTACTGATTGCTGCTTTGAGTGCAAAAGGTACTAGCACCATACATAACATTGAACAAATTGATCGCGGATATCAAAATATTGATACCCGATTGAAAAAAATAGGTGCTAAGATTGAACGTTTAGCATAA
- a CDS encoding pseudouridine synthase, which yields MHRHFLIYKPYRMLSQFMTNDRHQKNKRFLGELYDFPEDAMAVGRLDEQSEGLLLITTDGQLSHHINKSGKVDKEYAALVDGLITEQAITQLQNGVTISINGSAYDTKPCQVQKQHQTPDLPDSNQKIRDERHGPTSWVNLTLSEGKFRQVRKMTGVVGFPTLRLARVRIGPYNILSLKNQQVIELSDQEIRPLLLYDN from the coding sequence ATGCATAGACATTTTTTGATTTATAAACCTTATCGCATGCTAAGTCAGTTTATGACTAATGATAGACACCAAAAAAACAAAAGGTTTTTAGGTGAGCTTTATGATTTTCCTGAGGATGCAATGGCTGTAGGTAGACTAGATGAACAATCTGAAGGTTTATTATTAATTACAACAGATGGTCAGTTAAGTCATCATATCAATAAATCTGGTAAAGTAGATAAAGAATATGCTGCACTAGTTGATGGTTTAATAACTGAACAGGCTATCACACAGTTGCAAAATGGCGTAACCATTAGTATCAATGGATCAGCGTATGATACAAAGCCTTGTCAGGTCCAGAAACAACATCAGACACCAGATTTACCAGATTCGAATCAAAAAATAAGAGATGAACGCCATGGTCCAACATCATGGGTAAATTTGACCTTGAGTGAAGGCAAATTTAGACAAGTGCGCAAAATGACTGGTGTTGTAGGGTTTCCTACCTTAAGACTTGCTCGAGTAAGAATCGGACCTTATAATATACTCTCATTAAAGAATCAACAGGTGATTGAACTATCTGATCAAGAGATTAGACCGCTACTTCTTTATGACAATTAA